ATTCTCCCTTGTTCTATTTGACGTTCTATACTGTCTTAAACGACTTATAAGCGCGTTTCAGCTTGTATAGGCAAAAACCTAGAAGTTTTATGAAGACATGGAGTGCACATAGTGCAAAAATTTAAACATGAGACGCTAAATACAAAGTTTCCTTTGTCGTTTTAATCTGCAGATTGCGAAGTTAAATGAATAGCTTCAGTATCATTATAAGGGGGTTGGAGGAATTTGTCAAGCAGTTTTTTTTGCATATGTTAAAACTAGCTTGATATGCGAGAAATCTATTGTGCAGCCGCGTTTTTTTCTTCAACTTGGGGATTCATAACACACACAACGGGCGTATGGTCAGATGGGCTTTCCAGCTTGCGCAGCCTGCTATCTATATAACACGTTTCCAACCTGTCAATAGCTTGCGGTGATAGCAGCATATGATCTATTCGCATTCCTTGATTATTTCTTAGTGAACTGCCTTGGTAGTGCCACCAGGTAAACTGTTGCAAATTCGGGTGGGATGTCCTAAATGCGTCTTTAAACCCGAGATTCAGGATTGCCCTTAATTTCTCGCGTTCTTTTATATGAAAACACACTTGACCATTCAGTAAAATTGGGTCAAAAACGTCAATTTCGTCCGGTGCAACATTGTAGTCGCCAGCTATAATAGTTAGCTCCTCATTCTTCAGCAAATAGCCCATTCTTTCATGTAGGTTATCGAAAAACTTGAGTTTATACGCAAACGCGTGAGAGTCTGGGCTTTGACCATTTGGAACGTATACGCTTCCTACTCTTATCTTCTGGTTATTGTGCTTTACTTTGCACTCTATATAACGTGCTTCTTGATAGCTTTCTACAACGTCAATTTTAAATTCCTCTATTATTGGATGTTGAGATAAAACACAAACACTATTTCTTGCAACTTGCCCATAGACGGCGCATTCATACCCAAGCTTCTCTATTTCCGCATAGGGAAATTGCTCTTCCGTGCACTTTATCTCTTGCAGCAGGATTATATCTATCTGACTATCAATTACGAAACTACAGAGCTGCTCAACTCTTTTGCGTATAGAGTTGACATTCCAAGTGGCAATTTTTAGCATCAGCAATCCTTATTAATCATATCAATTAAACTCTCTTTAGTAGGTAACCTCGATGTTATGACTTTTTTCCATTTGATTGACTTCAAACTATCAGCAATATTCTTACTCATAGCGCATGCAACTATATCGCCCATTGCATGAGATAGGCCACTTTTTGAAACTAAAGAACAGAATATTCTTGCTGTCTGTGAAGAAAAAAAAGCAACACTATCGATTTTACTACCTGATAACAAATTTTTGCACCTGTGAGTTAGGTTCCTTTTAATAATTGTCTTGTAGAGTATAACTTCCCTTACGTTAAAACCTTCTTCAGATAACCTTTTTTTCAAATCACATGATATTTCCAGCCCCCTGATATATAGGAACTTTACTGCTATTGAATAGTGATTTTTTATAAATGATATCAGACCCTCAACATTACTGTCTGCTGATATGATATCAGAGAACCCTAAATCCTTTGCAGTTTGCATCGTTGAGCTACCAACTGTAATGATTGGAAGGTCATCTACTTTGCATATTTGGCTAAATGCTTTCACGCTGTTTTTACTTGTGGATATTACCACATCAAATTCATGCGCAGATATATCAGGCTGCAGATATTTTATTGTGAATACTGGCTCTATATATACTTTATACCCATATTTCCTCAGCGCACTTCTCGTATCCAGTGAGTCTGATAAAGGCCTAGTCAACAAGATAGACTTCATTCTAATCTACTTTACTACAGGTAAAATAATACCTTTATAAAAAAATTACTGAATAAAAATTTTTAAACAGATTATATTACCAATGCTGGACTTCACTGAAGTTTTATAGTTAAGCCTTACAGGATTTGCAAGAAAATAAATTCTTGTTTACAAAAATTTCGAGTAGACTAGCCTTATCCTATCAATTAACGTACTAAATATGCTATTAACATTACTCGCTGTCTTTATTTTATCGTTCTTATTTGGAGATTTAATCCCTGTTGATGCAAAGATTTTTTTATATTCAGTGAGCTTGAATATCAAGGAAGTTTTAAACTTTACAATGCCTTTTATTATTTTTTCTTTGATATTTAATAGCATTAATAATCTAAAGAATGCAGCGATTACATTCATCATATTACTACTAGTGGCGGTCTTTTTGTCAAATTTGTTTTCAAGCCTTATTGGTTATCTCACAGGATATATTATTACACAAAATCTTCATATTAGTTCTGAAATAGTGTTGCCTCAAAGCGAACTAAGCAGCCCATGGAGATTCAAATTACCAGCATTGATCTCAAACTTTCATGCTCTACTGCTTGGGCTCATCGCTGGAGTAACTGTACATAGAATCATTCCGCAAAAGAGCGACATTATCGCTAAAAAACTAGCGAGCATAGCGTTCTTTCTTCTCAGAAGAATATTAATTCCTGTTATGCCTGTATTCATACTAGGTTTTGTCTTAAAATTGCAACACGACAAAGCATTATCAGCCGTTTTTGAGGATTATATTGCAATTTTTACTATCATGATAATTGTTATCTACACTTATGTTATATTGCTATACGGAATCGCAAATTCATTTAAGGTAAAGGACTGGCTAACTAGCATGAGAAATATGCTACCTGCAATAGTAACGGCAATTGCAACATCGTCAAGTAGCGCTACAATACCTGTTACTTTAGAAGGAAGTAAAAAGAATGTAAAGGAGCATAATATAGCAGATGCCATGGTTCCTGTAATTGCAAGTACCAATTCTATTGGTAGTTGCTTCAGTATTATTGTTCTGGTTTTGGTAATCATAGAATCATTCGGCACTCAAACGTTAACAATATGGGAACATGCACGTTTTTTGTCATATTTTCTGCTGCTGAAATTTGCTGCTGCAGCGCCAGGCAGCGATATAATTGTGGTGCTTGGACTTCTTGAGGGATTGGGTTTTTCTCCAGCCATGTTGTCATTAATAACTGCGATTTACGTGATTCTTAATCCAATTATCACTGGTGCAAATGTTGCTGGAGATGGTGCATTGGTTATCATCTTCACTAAATTTCACAGGAGACTCTTTGCAAGAGAGAAACAGAGGGCTTTAAAGTAGAATATTATTTACCTAAATACGACTTTTTTTGTCAACTTGCACATCAAACCAGCTTTAGCATATACGAAAAAACTACTTGACAAGCTCCTTCAACCCCCTTATAATGATACTGAAGCTATTTGTTTAACTTCCCAATCTGTGCACTGCATGTCTTTTTAAAACTTCGGGTTTTTACCCATACAAGCTGAAACGCGCTTATAAGTCGTTTAAGACATCACCCAACGCTGGATTTTAAAATAGAGAGTGGAATAACTAGCTACCTTGGGGTTTTATTGTCCTTTTCTCTGCCTGGTAAATTTCTTAAATATTATAGCTTAGACTAGTTGCATTTAAAAGCAGCTAAATTGCAGCGTTTAAGACATAAAAACGCCAATACTGAAAATAAATACCGACCAGGGCTTCTTTTGCTTTTTTTCTCGTTTGGTAAATTTCTTAAATATTAAAGCAATTCATGAACGAACATTTGTTTTTACAACAAATGTTGTCATAAAGTGAAATGAGATCCCATCGTCACGCGCTGGGATGACAGGAAAGGGAGATGCTGGGATGACAGGAGATAAGAACCTGTTTAAAATCTTGGAAATGTGAGGTAAAGTAAGCATAGATTAATAATGAGGTGTCTATGCAGAAAAGTTATCCAAGTAATATAAGTCAAGAGCAGTTTGAAAAAATCAGGCCAATTTTGGAGAGTAGCAAGCAGAAAACAAAACCAAGAAAACTTGATTTGTATGACGTATTTTGTGGGGTGTTGTACGTCTTAAAAAGTGGTTGTCAGTGGAGGATGTTACCAAAGGGTTTTCCAAGATGGGAAAGCGTATATTACTATTTTCGAGTGTGGAGTAAAAAGAGTGGAGAAGAGCCAAGCTTGTTGGAATTAGTCTTAAAAAAAATTAGTTGGAGAGGTCCGTATCAGCAATGGTCGGAAAGAGAAAACTAGCTTTTGTATAATTGATTCTCAAAGCGTTAAAAACGCAGATACTGCTGAAAAAAAAGGCTATGATGCAGGTAAAAAGATTTCAGGGATAAAGCGCCATATTGCAGTTGATACACAAGGTTTGCCACATGCAATTTATGTAACAACGGCAGAAGCAACTGACCGTAGCAGTGCTGTGAAAATGGTCGAAAATGCTAAAGCAAACCTCTCTGAAGTTAAAAACATACTGGTTGATGCTGGCTACACAGGAGAAAATTTTGCAACACAAATAAAAGCTATCATTGGTGCGACTGTTGAAGTAATAAAGCGAAGTGAGTTACACACTTTCGTCGTATTGCCAAAAAGATGGGTTGTTGAACGCTCTTTTGCCTGGTTAGAAAAGTGCAGGCGATTGTGGAAAAATTGCGAGCGGAAGCTCAACACTAGCTTACAGATGATAGTCCTCTCCTTCATTTCTCTCTGTTACGAAGATTTTAAACAGGTTCTAAGGACTTTAGAATAGAGTTTTAATCACTCCATAGTTTCTGTATAATCTTACAATTCAATTGATAGATTATGAAGATAATAATAGGTAGCGCTAGTAAAGAATTAGGGGAATCAATAGTTAATAAGCTAAATGTTCAACCATCCCTTACTCAGGTATCAAGATTTGCCGATGGTGAGATGAATGTGTACGTGGGAGGCGATGTTTATAATCAAGAGGTATACATAATACAATCCATTTCTTCTCCTACAAATGACAATCTTATGGAGCTGCTGATCACAATTGATGCAGTAAAGAGGTCAAGAGCTAAAAGAATAACGGCGATTATTCCCTATTATGGATATAGCAGGCAAGATAGGGTTATTAAAAATGACAATATACAATCTGCTTTGAGTGCGAAATTAGCTGCAAATCTCATCCAGGCTGCAGGTGCGAATGGTATTGCAATTATTGATTTGCATTCAAGTCAAACTGAAGGGTTTTTTGATATACCAGTCGCTAATTTGAGCTGCCTTGAAGCATTTGCTGACTCTATACACACGGAGAATTTGGCAATAGTTGCACCCGATGTTGGAGCAATCGGTAGAGCGCGTGCTTTTGCAAAGACTTTAGAGAAAAAGTATGAGATGGGATTGAGTAATAAGATTATCGTAATAGATAAATATAGAGAGAAAGCAGGTACATCTCAGGTAATGAATGTAATAGGAGAAGCGGCAAATAAGAATTGTGTCATCGTCGATGATATAGTTGATTCTGGTGGAACATTATGCAATGCCGCTCTTGCTTTGAAAAGTCACGGGGCAAAGTCTGTAATTTCATGCATCACACATGGTGTTCTTTCAGGAAATGCAATTGAAAAAATCTCTTCCTCTTCTCTAGGTAAATTAGTGATCACAGACACCATACTTCACAAATTTGAAAAAACTGGTAAAATAGAAGTTGTTTCAACTGCAAATATTTTGGTTCACTTCATTAAAGGGGATAAGAATGCCAGCTAGATCAACGGAAGACGTCATCACTTCGCTAATAGAGTTTGTGAACAAAAGAAAAGTAACAATTACTAAGGAAGAAATGCTTAAAATTGCACAGCTTGTAAGAATTAAGTTATCAAATGGCGAAATTGAGCACTACTCCAAAGAACTAACGATGCTGGATTGGATACATGATATTTTGTTGCAAGTTAACACTGAAGGTGTTTCTCCTATACGTTATGGTAGTATAGATAAGGACATTCACGTACGTAATGACGTTGTCAATGCTCAGAACATTAAAGAGGAGATATTATCCAACACAAAATCTGAGCATGGATATTTTGTAGTGCCAAAGGTTATAAACGATTGAAATAAGGCTGTGTTGTACAGTCCCAAAGTGCGTGGCATGATAAAGTATGAAAAAAATAGTTGACTTTCCCAAATTCACCTGTTATACTATAAGACTTTTTCTGTAAAAGGATAAGTAGCTTCAAGCACCAACGTCAAGTTGGTGCGATTTTTCTGGGTTAATATTCCTTAAGCTGGTTTTAATATATACTAAGTTGACACAGTTACATACTTTCTTTATTGGAAAATTAGAGAGGCAAGTCATTCTCATGTTTCTGAGCCTGGTCATAAGAGGCTTAATGACTTTACTTGAATATTTGATATAATAATTAAATTATAAAATCGATTGAAGTCTAGCATGAATGAAGTAGTAACATTTGGCTGTCGTTTGAATTTTTATGAGAGTGAGTTAATTAAAGAAGCACTAAGAAAAGCAGAGAGAGAAAATGTTGTTGTAGTACACAGTTGTGCAGTGACAAATGAAGCAGAACGCCAGGTGAAACAAAAAATACGTAAGATTCATAAAAATGATCCAAGTAAAGAAATCATCGTAGTTGGCTGTGCCGTTCAATTAGATCCTAAATCGTACAGCAACATTCCCGGTGTAAGCAAAGTGCTGGGCAATCAAGATAAGCTAAAGACTGAAAATTATTTGCTAAATAATAACAAAATATTAGTCAGTGATAATCAAGCAAGCAAATCAGAACCTATTTTAATTAATAAGCTTGAAGATAAATCAAGAGCATTTATTGAAGTCCAAAATGGCTGTAATCATAGCTGTACATTTTGCTCAATTACTGAAGCAAGAGGAAACAACCGATCCGTACCAATAAACAATATTATAGAGCAAATCAAGGTTTTCGTAGCAAATGGCTACCAAGAAGTAGTGTTTACAGGTGTTGATATTACTGATTTTGGTACAGATTTATTTGGCAAACCTTCACTTGGTTCAATGATCAGAAGAGTTTTAAAGGATGTACCGGAATTGAAGGGACTTAGGCTTTCTTCCATTGATGTTGCTGAAATTGACGACGAGTTAATGAGCTTAATAGTTAACGAATCAAGATTTATGCCACATTTGCACTTAAGTTTGCAATCTGGT
This genomic stretch from Wolbachia endosymbiont of Cimex lectularius harbors:
- a CDS encoding exodeoxyribonuclease III gives rise to the protein MLKIATWNVNSIRKRVEQLCSFVIDSQIDIILLQEIKCTEEQFPYAEIEKLGYECAVYGQVARNSVCVLSQHPIIEEFKIDVVESYQEARYIECKVKHNNQKIRVGSVYVPNGQSPDSHAFAYKLKFFDNLHERMGYLLKNEELTIIAGDYNVAPDEIDVFDPILLNGQVCFHIKEREKLRAILNLGFKDAFRTSHPNLQQFTWWHYQGSSLRNNQGMRIDHMLLSPQAIDRLETCYIDSRLRKLESPSDHTPVVCVMNPQVEEKNAAAQ
- a CDS encoding uroporphyrinogen-III synthase, with the translated sequence MKSILLTRPLSDSLDTRSALRKYGYKVYIEPVFTIKYLQPDISAHEFDVVISTSKNSVKAFSQICKVDDLPIITVGSSTMQTAKDLGFSDIISADSNVEGLISFIKNHYSIAVKFLYIRGLEISCDLKKRLSEEGFNVREVILYKTIIKRNLTHRCKNLLSGSKIDSVAFFSSQTARIFCSLVSKSGLSHAMGDIVACAMSKNIADSLKSIKWKKVITSRLPTKESLIDMINKDC
- a CDS encoding cation:dicarboxylate symporter family transporter — its product is MLLTLLAVFILSFLFGDLIPVDAKIFLYSVSLNIKEVLNFTMPFIIFSLIFNSINNLKNAAITFIILLLVAVFLSNLFSSLIGYLTGYIITQNLHISSEIVLPQSELSSPWRFKLPALISNFHALLLGLIAGVTVHRIIPQKSDIIAKKLASIAFFLLRRILIPVMPVFILGFVLKLQHDKALSAVFEDYIAIFTIMIIVIYTYVILLYGIANSFKVKDWLTSMRNMLPAIVTAIATSSSSATIPVTLEGSKKNVKEHNIADAMVPVIASTNSIGSCFSIIVLVLVIIESFGTQTLTIWEHARFLSYFLLLKFAAAAPGSDIIVVLGLLEGLGFSPAMLSLITAIYVILNPIITGANVAGDGALVIIFTKFHRRLFAREKQRALK
- a CDS encoding IS5 family transposase (programmed frameshift), giving the protein MQKSYPSNISQEQFEKIRPILESSKQKTKPRKLDLYDVFCGVLYVLKSGCQWRMLPKGFPRWESVYYYFRVWSKKSGEEPSLLELVLKKLVGEVRISNGRKEKTSFCIIDSQSVKNADTAEKKGYDAGKKISGIKRHIAVDTQGLPHAIYVTTAEATDRSSAVKMVENAKANLSEVKNILVDAGYTGENFATQIKAIIGATVEVIKRSELHTFVVLPKRWVVERSFAWLEKCRRLWKNCERKLNTSLQMIVLSFISLCYEDFKQVLRTLE
- a CDS encoding ribose-phosphate diphosphokinase, giving the protein MKIIIGSASKELGESIVNKLNVQPSLTQVSRFADGEMNVYVGGDVYNQEVYIIQSISSPTNDNLMELLITIDAVKRSRAKRITAIIPYYGYSRQDRVIKNDNIQSALSAKLAANLIQAAGANGIAIIDLHSSQTEGFFDIPVANLSCLEAFADSIHTENLAIVAPDVGAIGRARAFAKTLEKKYEMGLSNKIIVIDKYREKAGTSQVMNVIGEAANKNCVIVDDIVDSGGTLCNAALALKSHGAKSVISCITHGVLSGNAIEKISSSSLGKLVITDTILHKFEKTGKIEVVSTANILVHFIKGDKNAS
- the gatC gene encoding Asp-tRNA(Asn)/Glu-tRNA(Gln) amidotransferase subunit GatC; this encodes MPARSTEDVITSLIEFVNKRKVTITKEEMLKIAQLVRIKLSNGEIEHYSKELTMLDWIHDILLQVNTEGVSPIRYGSIDKDIHVRNDVVNAQNIKEEILSNTKSEHGYFVVPKVIND
- the mtaB gene encoding tRNA (N(6)-L-threonylcarbamoyladenosine(37)-C(2))-methylthiotransferase MtaB, with protein sequence MNEVVTFGCRLNFYESELIKEALRKAERENVVVVHSCAVTNEAERQVKQKIRKIHKNDPSKEIIVVGCAVQLDPKSYSNIPGVSKVLGNQDKLKTENYLLNNNKILVSDNQASKSEPILINKLEDKSRAFIEVQNGCNHSCTFCSITEARGNNRSVPINNIIEQIKVFVANGYQEVVFTGVDITDFGTDLFGKPSLGSMIRRVLKDVPELKGLRLSSIDVAEIDDELMSLIVNESRFMPHLHLSLQSGNNLILKRMKRRHSREQVIEFCHKVRGLRPNIAFGADIIAGFPTETDEMFQDTVNLLKETNIVYLHAFPYSKRKNTPAARMPQVPESVRKERVKNLREISREMMSNFYQSLIGTKQSVLVEQNNIGRAENFALIKLSSEVQAKSIVKANVIGMENGYLIGFLIS